From the genome of Biomphalaria glabrata chromosome 1, xgBioGlab47.1, whole genome shotgun sequence, one region includes:
- the LOC106050482 gene encoding transmembrane protein 180-like produces MFTMSISMETAYGSLTLFTSILHNVFLLYHIDIFVSVYKIDKTSFWFGETLFLIWNSLNDPIFGWISDKKLLGIVSNNSSVTNIVWSRLGALQLYGPLFSCAFVLFWVHWAWPGLQFAVCLCLYDGFLTMIDLHHSALLADLSLSDSVRTKLNSRCSLFSAIGSISVFLSYLVWNKIDLTTFRIFCFVLATISFIGYLKMVKVLKKAYIKYSKDSQVQTDLQDQSVTDSFSGQESKASILKFGRQLLSHRNFLWFAFLNLVQVFHCHFNSNFFPLFLDTFLGDAVSPTVASGLLSISFIAPHINNLYFLSLCKKYGVYSVIRYLFLIKLALAVVMYHVGPEHIWMLAFFIASNRVFTEGTCKLLNLVISDLVDEDVVLHSRPQAVSALVFGTAALVSKPGQTLAPVIGTWILALQTGHDIFQSGNEDGSIKLDLSKMDSAVRLAYKQGVFMMLICVPVVCAILQLLAWSRYTLKGQRLAQIKSFRAKLHHIPV; encoded by the exons a TGTTTACAATGAGCATAAGTATGGAAACAGCTTATGGAAGTTTGACACTGTTCACCTCCATTCTTCATAACGTATTTTTACTTTATCACATCGACATATTCGTCTCCGTTTACAAGATTGATAAAACGTCCTTTTGGTTTGGAGAAACGCTTTTCTTAATATGGAATTCTCTCAACGACCCAATTTTTGGCTGGATCAGTGACAAGAAATTGCTCGGTATAGTTTCCAATAACAGCAGTGTGACAAATATCGTTTGGAGTAGGCTTGGCGCACTTCAGCTGTACGGGCCTCTATTTTCTTGtgcctttgttttgttttgggttCACTGGGCATGGCCAGGTCTTCAGTTTGCTGTTTGTTTATGCCTGTATGATGGTTTTCTAACAATGATAGATTTGCATCATTCAGCACTCTTGGCTGACTTGTCACTCTCAGATAGTGTGAGGACAAAACTGAACTCCCGATGTTCTCTATTTAGTGCCATCGGCTCCATTtcagtcttcttatcttatttagtATGGAACAAGATAGATCTGACAACGTTCCGTATTTTCTGTTTTGTGCTGGCTACAATATCTTTTATTGGTTACTTAAAGATGGTCAAAGTTCTAAAAAAAGCCTACATTAAGTACAGCAAGGATTCTCAAGTTCAAACTGACTTACAAGA TCAAAGTGTCACAGATTCATTCAGTGGCCAAGAAAGTAAGGCATCCATTCTGAAGTTTGGTCGACAACTTTTATCTCACAGAAATTTTTTATGGTTCGCCTTCTTGAATCTAGTCCag GTGTTTCATTGCCATTTTAATTCCAACTTCTTCCCATTGTTCCTTGATACATTCTTGGGGGATGCTGTCAGTCCAACAGTTGCGTCTGGATTACTGA GTATTTCCTTCATCGCTCCCCACATCAATAACTTATATTTTCTAAGTTTATGTAAGAAGTATGGTGTATACTCTGTGATTAGATATCTCTTCCTCATCAAACTAGCATTGGCCGTCGTCATGTATCACGTTGGTCCAGAACATATTTGGATGCTTGCTTTTTTCATAGCCAG taacagAGTATTCACTGAAGGAACTTGTAAGTTGTTGAATTTAGTGATTAGTGATCTGGTGGATGAGGATGTTGTTTTACATTCCCGGCCGCAGGCGGTCTCTGCTCTAGTGTTTGGTACCGCAGCTCTAGTCTCCAAACCAGGTCAAACTTTGGCACCTGTGATAGGAACTTGGATCCTGGCACTTCAGACAG GTCACGACATATTTCAGTCAGGAAATGAAGATGGATCTATCAAGCTTGACCTATCCAAAATGGATTCTGCTGTGCGGCTAGCTTATAAACAAGGTGTTTTCATGATGTTAATCTGTGTCCCTGTTGTTTGCGCTATCCTTCAGCTTTTGGCCTGGTCACGGTACACACTCAAAGGTCAGCGTCTAGCCCAAATTAAGTCCTTTAGGGCTAAGCTGCACCATATACCAGTGTAA